One Longimicrobium sp. genomic window, AGATCGAGGCGGTACAGGGCCTCACGCGCGGGGTGGCCGCCGACACCGTGGCGGACTACTTCGGCTTCCCCGGCCCCGACCGCGCCACGATGATGCGCTGGCTGCGCACCCTCTTCCAGGACGCGTTCGCCAACCCGCTGAACGACCCGTTCGTGCGCAGCGCGGCGCTGGAGAGCTTCGCCGAGCTGCAGGCGTGGATCCCCGGCGAGATCGCGCGGCGGCGCGCGGAGGGCGTGGGGTCCGCGGAGGACGTGCTGGGGCGGCTGATCGCCATGCAGGGCCCGGAGCGGCCGTTCGCGGACGACGACTGGGTGCGGCGCAACATCGCCGGGCTGGTGGTGGGCGCGGTGGAGACGACCTCGCGCTTCAGCATCCTGGCGATCGACGAGCTGCTCCGGCGCCCCGAGGAGCTGGCGGGCGCCCAGGCCGCCGCCCGCGCGGGGGACGTGGACCTGGTGCGGCAGTACGCGTGGGAGGCGGTGCGCTTCAATCCCCACACGCCGCTGATGGCGCGCCGCTGCCCCGCCGGCGCGGTGATCGCCGCGGGAACGCCGCGCGAGCGGAAGGTCCCCGCCGGCAGCAGCGTGCTGATCGACGTCCTCGCGGCCACGTTCGACGAGGAGGGCTTCCCCGAGCCCGGCCGCTTCCGCACCGACCGCGACGTGCGCGGCTACCTGCACTTCGGCTGGGGGATGCACCAGTGCTTCGGGCTGGCGGTGAACCATGTGCAGATTCCCGAGATCGTGGCGGCGCTCCTGCGGCTTCCCGGCCTCCGCCGCGCCCCCGGCCGCGACGGGCGGGTGGAGCTCGACGGCCCCTTCCCCGAGCGCTGGGTGCTGGAGTTCGACTGACATCGCATCCGGAAACGATCGGGCTCACGCGGAGACGCGGAGCCGCGGAGGGATGAGGGTCGATCCTC contains:
- a CDS encoding cytochrome P450; its protein translation is MSTLAPAPAAASSSRQPPSPNSQGGLGIRIKREAAALLTSRAVLRPVSAVLRRHAPLLKLGSRVIVTRHADVLDVLSRDGDFTISQVNGPAIDRINGPFILAMDRGPEYDRDHAALRAAARYEDLDRVREMARDSAARRVEAARAARKIEAVQGLTRGVAADTVADYFGFPGPDRATMMRWLRTLFQDAFANPLNDPFVRSAALESFAELQAWIPGEIARRRAEGVGSAEDVLGRLIAMQGPERPFADDDWVRRNIAGLVVGAVETTSRFSILAIDELLRRPEELAGAQAAARAGDVDLVRQYAWEAVRFNPHTPLMARRCPAGAVIAAGTPRERKVPAGSSVLIDVLAATFDEEGFPEPGRFRTDRDVRGYLHFGWGMHQCFGLAVNHVQIPEIVAALLRLPGLRRAPGRDGRVELDGPFPERWVLEFD